Proteins found in one Irregularibacter muris genomic segment:
- a CDS encoding nucleotidyltransferase substrate binding protein, whose amino-acid sequence MSAYKQKFENYKNALKKLNEGLKRLEYEDDLLRDGIIQRFEFTFEIAWKTLKAIFEDEGLIGLNSPKTVLREAFSAGIIRNEELWLSMLRDRNSTTHIYSEEMAKKICLNIEEKYTETLNNLMLEIERRKFD is encoded by the coding sequence ATGAGCGCTTACAAACAGAAATTTGAAAATTATAAAAATGCACTTAAGAAATTAAATGAAGGATTAAAAAGGCTTGAATATGAAGATGACCTCCTAAGAGATGGCATAATACAAAGATTTGAATTTACATTTGAGATTGCGTGGAAAACACTAAAAGCAATATTTGAAGATGAGGGACTTATTGGGCTAAATTCACCCAAAACAGTTTTACGGGAGGCCTTTTCTGCGGGGATTATTAGGAATGAAGAATTATGGCTTTCAATGTTAAGGGATAGAAATTCCACAACTCATATTTATAGTGAAGAAATGGCGAAAAAGATATGTCTAAATATAGAAGAGAAATATACTGAAACATTAAATAATTTAATGTTGGAGATAGAGAGAAGAAAATTTGATTAA
- a CDS encoding nucleotidyltransferase substrate binding protein, whose translation MNQPIEIELERAGIIQLFEIAFELYWKSMKGHLEAQKPMRKRE comes from the coding sequence ATCAATCAACCCATCGAAATAGAATTAGAACGAGCCGGCATTATACAGCTTTTTGAGATTGCCTTTGAACTTTATTGGAAATCGATGAAAGGTCATCTCGAAGCTCAGAAGCCTATGAGGAAGAGGGAGTGA